A genomic region of Arvicola amphibius chromosome 7, mArvAmp1.2, whole genome shotgun sequence contains the following coding sequences:
- the LOC119819492 gene encoding LOW QUALITY PROTEIN: histone-binding protein RBBP4-like (The sequence of the model RefSeq protein was modified relative to this genomic sequence to represent the inferred CDS: inserted 5 bases in 3 codons), with protein MADKEVALDDVVEERVINEEYKIWKKNTPFLYDLVVTHALESSAQWLPDVTRPEGKDFSIHRLVLGTQTSDEQNHPVTASVQLPNDEAQVDASHYDSEKGEFGGFGSVSGKIEIEITINHEGEVKRARYMPQKNPCIIATMTASSEVVYFDYTKHPSKPDPXGECNPDLHLRGHQKEGYGLSWNPNLSGHLLSASDDHXCLWDISVVPKEGRVVDAKTIFTGHTAVVEGVSWHLLLESLFGSVADDQKLLIWDTHSNNTSKPGHLVDAHTAXNCLSFKPCSESILATGSADKTVALWGLRNLKLKLHSFTSHTDEIFQVQWSPHNETILASSGTDRRLNVWNLSKIGEEQSPEDAEETPELLFIHGGHTAKIPDFSWNPNEPWVICSVSEDNIMQRGSWRQLAENVYSAEDPEGCVDPEGHGS; from the exons ATGGCTGACAAGGAAGTTGCCCTTGACGACGTGGTGGAAGAACGTGTGATCAACGAGGAGTacaaaatatggaagaaaaacaCCCCTTTTCTTTATGATTTGGTGGTGACCCATGCCCTGGAGTCATCTGCCCAGTGGCTTCCAGATGTTACCAGGCCTGAGGGGAAAGATTTCAGCATTCATCGACTTGTTCTGGGAACACAGACATCGGATGAACAAAACCACCCGGTGACAGCCAGTGTCCAGCTCCCTAATGACGAGGCTCAGGTTGATGCTTCACACTATGACAGTGAAAAAGGAGAATTTGGAGGTTTTGGCTCTGTCAGCgggaaaattgaaatagaaatcaCGATCAACCATGAAGGAGAAGTAAAAAGGGCTCGGTACATGCCCCAGAAGAACCCTTGCATCATTGCAACAATGACTGCATCCAGTGAGGTGGTTTATTTTGACTACACAAAGCATCCTTCTAAACCAGACC CTGGAGAGTGCAACCCAGATTTGCATCTCCGCGGACATCAGAAGGAAGGTTATGGTCTTTCTTGGAATCCAAATCTCAGCGGGCACTTACTCAGTGCTTCAGATGACCA CTGCCTATGGGACATCAGTGTAGttccaaaggaaggaagagtggtGGATGCAAAGACCATCTTCACGGGGCATACAGCAGTAGTAGAGGGTGTTTCCTGGCATCTGCTCCTCGAGTCTCTGTTTGGGTCAGTTGCCGATGATCAGAAACTTTTGATTTGGGATACTCATTCCAACAATACTTCCAAGCCAGGCCACTTAGTCGATGCTCACACCGC GAACTGCCTGTCTTTCAAACCTTGCAGTGAGTCCATTCTTGCCACAGGGTCAGCTGACAAGACTGTTGCCTTGTGGGGTCTGAGAAATCTGAAACTCAAGTTGCATTCATTTACATCACATACGGATGAAATATTCCAAGTTCAGTGGTCACCTCACAATGAGACTATTTTGGCTTCTAGCGGTACCGATCGTAGGTTGAATGTGTGGAATTTAAGTAAAATTGGAGAAGAACAGTCCCCAGAAGATGCAGAAGAAACACCAGAGCTGCTGTTTATTCATGGTGGTCACACTGCCAAGATACCTGATTTCTCCTGGAATCCCAATGAACCTTGGGTGATTTGTTCTGTATCAGAAGACAATATCATGCAGCGTGGCAGTTGGCGGCAGTTGGCAGAGAATGTTTACAGTGCTGAAGACCCTGAAGGATGTGTGGATCCGGAAGGACATGGATCCTAG